Proteins encoded in a region of the Mariprofundus ferrinatatus genome:
- a CDS encoding type IV pilus twitching motility protein PilT, with protein sequence MEVSELLAFTVKNKASDLHLSSGEPPMIRINGDMTRIKMPPVDKRDIQSMVYDIMSDTQRKVFEEHMELDFSFALGEIARFRVNVFQQRRGMGAVFRVIPSEVLTLENLKCPDIFKDIAMTPRGICLVTGPTGSGKSTTLAAMIDHRNERERGHILTIEDPIEFVHKSKNCLISQRELGPHTHSFENALRSALREDPDVILVGELRDLETIRLALTAAETGHMVFGTLHTSSAPKTIDRVIDVFPAAEKEMVRSMLSESIRAVISQTLLKTADGNSRIAAHEIMIGTPAIRNLIRENKIAQMVSVMQTSLRDGMQTLDSNLQSLVNARKITQQAAMEKAANKKLFGGGAI encoded by the coding sequence ATGGAAGTCTCAGAGCTGCTTGCCTTTACCGTAAAGAACAAAGCCTCGGATCTGCACCTCTCATCTGGCGAACCGCCGATGATCCGCATCAACGGCGACATGACTCGCATCAAGATGCCTCCGGTCGACAAACGCGATATCCAGTCGATGGTCTACGACATCATGAGCGACACCCAGCGCAAGGTGTTCGAGGAGCATATGGAGCTGGATTTCTCATTTGCACTCGGTGAGATCGCCCGTTTCCGTGTCAACGTATTCCAGCAGCGGCGCGGCATGGGTGCGGTATTCCGCGTCATTCCAAGCGAAGTACTGACCCTTGAAAACCTCAAGTGCCCTGATATTTTCAAGGATATCGCCATGACCCCGCGCGGTATCTGTCTGGTGACAGGCCCGACCGGTTCGGGCAAATCCACAACGCTTGCCGCCATGATCGATCACCGCAATGAGCGTGAACGCGGACATATACTGACCATTGAAGACCCGATTGAGTTTGTACATAAATCGAAAAACTGCCTGATCTCCCAGCGTGAACTGGGACCACATACCCACTCGTTTGAAAACGCCCTGCGCAGTGCGCTTCGTGAAGACCCGGATGTCATTCTGGTCGGCGAATTGCGCGATCTGGAAACCATTCGGCTGGCCCTGACCGCTGCCGAAACCGGGCACATGGTATTTGGCACACTGCACACCTCTTCAGCGCCCAAAACCATCGACCGTGTGATCGATGTATTTCCTGCTGCTGAAAAGGAGATGGTGCGATCCATGCTCTCCGAATCGATTCGGGCCGTCATCTCACAGACACTGCTTAAAACAGCCGATGGCAACAGCCGTATTGCAGCCCATGAAATCATGATCGGCACACCCGCCATCCGAAACCTGATTCGCGAAAACAAGATCGCCCAGATGGTGTCGGTGATGCAGACATCACTTCGCGATGGCATGCAAACACTGGACTCAAACCTGCAGTCGCTGGTCAATGCAAGGAAAATAACCCAACAGGCTGCTATGGAAAAAGCGGCTAACAAGAAACTGTTCGGTGGCGGTGCCATCTGA
- a CDS encoding efflux RND transporter permease subunit: protein MHVVAGLRNSNRRRAMKLVVWYEKLVIERPKLTLTLLGLLLLIFAAFIPRFELDVSADSLVLENDADLEYYRSIRARYGSDDSLILTYTPNAELFSKDELARLRNMRDRLRGIDHVESVVTILDVPLLESPPISLSEFSESAPMLEQPTTDPALAKRELRQSPLYRNHLMSPDGKTCALQIVLQRDETYLNLRKQRDRLRERKLTGALTESEKAQLPRIEGEFERYSQKVTEKEAELINAVRATMDEYRPYAQMHLGGVPMIVSDMMSFIRHDLVLFGFAVLAILALMLVIVFGKLHWVLLPLLTAAATGIVTTGFLGMVGWPVTVVSSNFLALVLIFSLSLTIHLIVRYREQHLLEPEALQSRLVSITVRSKAMPCLFNALTTMVAFGSLVVSDIRPVIDFGWIMFFAVGASMLLSFTLFPATLMFVQPGQPQQGRDIMGSITAFFARLVEQHSGKLLLIAALLATLGTLGMSRLTVENRFIDYFHSSTEIFQGMKLIDEKLGGTTPLDVIIDAPEENPFEAGWEDEFEDDEEGGFANRSYWFNTRMQDDIASIHNFIDALPETGKVLSLHTAMTMLDTLKGDEVVDNLFLSVLYKRMPPEVMSQMITPYLSADGQQLRIAVRVYESDVGLNRKELLEKIRNHLTDQRAENGEQVHLSGMVVLYNNLLQSLFRSQIQTLGFVFMVILITFALLFRSFKVATIAIIPNIIPVVLVLGLLGGLGIPLDIMTITIAAITVGIAVDDTIHYVYRYHEEWQKDGDYHAAVFRAHNSIGRAMYYTSITITIGFIAMVLSDFVPTIYFGLFTAFAMMTALLTNITVLPILLRNFKPYGNQPAVSATDPQH, encoded by the coding sequence ATGCATGTGGTTGCAGGATTGCGTAACAGCAACAGAAGGAGAGCGATGAAGCTGGTTGTCTGGTATGAAAAACTGGTCATAGAGAGGCCCAAACTGACACTGACCCTTCTCGGCCTGTTGTTGCTGATCTTTGCAGCTTTCATACCAAGATTTGAGCTCGATGTTTCTGCTGACTCGCTGGTGCTGGAAAACGATGCCGATCTTGAATATTACCGCTCTATCCGTGCCCGCTATGGTTCCGACGACTCCCTGATCCTTACCTATACACCCAATGCCGAACTCTTTTCAAAAGATGAACTTGCGCGGCTTCGCAACATGCGCGACCGGCTGCGTGGCATCGATCATGTTGAATCTGTGGTCACCATTCTCGATGTGCCGCTCCTGGAGAGCCCGCCGATCTCGCTCAGTGAGTTCAGTGAGAGTGCCCCGATGCTTGAGCAGCCAACGACAGACCCTGCACTGGCCAAGAGGGAGTTGCGTCAGAGTCCGCTCTATCGCAACCACCTGATGAGTCCGGACGGAAAAACCTGTGCACTGCAGATCGTGCTGCAGCGAGATGAGACCTATCTGAACCTGCGCAAACAGCGCGACCGGCTGCGTGAGAGAAAACTGACCGGTGCACTGACCGAGAGCGAGAAAGCGCAGCTGCCACGCATCGAGGGTGAGTTTGAGCGCTACAGCCAGAAGGTGACGGAAAAAGAGGCGGAGCTGATCAACGCCGTACGCGCCACCATGGATGAGTATCGCCCCTATGCCCAGATGCATCTGGGCGGTGTACCAATGATCGTCTCCGATATGATGAGTTTTATCCGTCACGACCTCGTGCTTTTCGGCTTTGCCGTACTGGCGATTCTGGCGCTGATGCTGGTGATTGTATTCGGCAAACTGCACTGGGTGCTGCTGCCGCTTCTGACAGCTGCAGCAACCGGTATCGTAACCACCGGTTTTCTCGGCATGGTCGGCTGGCCTGTCACCGTTGTCTCCTCGAACTTTCTGGCACTGGTGCTGATCTTCAGTCTCTCTCTCACCATCCACCTGATTGTGCGCTACCGCGAGCAGCACCTGCTTGAGCCGGAAGCCCTGCAAAGCCGGCTCGTAAGCATTACGGTGCGCAGCAAGGCGATGCCATGCCTGTTCAATGCGCTGACCACGATGGTCGCCTTCGGCTCACTTGTGGTCAGTGATATTCGTCCGGTCATCGACTTCGGCTGGATTATGTTTTTTGCCGTTGGCGCGTCGATGCTGCTCTCCTTTACCCTTTTTCCCGCCACCCTGATGTTTGTTCAGCCCGGCCAACCGCAACAGGGGCGAGACATCATGGGCAGCATCACTGCGTTCTTCGCACGCCTTGTTGAACAGCACAGCGGCAAGCTGCTGCTAATCGCAGCCCTGCTCGCAACCCTTGGAACTTTGGGCATGTCGCGCCTGACGGTTGAGAACCGGTTTATCGACTACTTTCACAGCTCCACAGAGATCTTTCAGGGCATGAAACTGATTGACGAAAAACTTGGCGGCACAACACCTCTCGATGTCATCATCGATGCACCTGAAGAGAATCCATTCGAAGCGGGTTGGGAGGATGAATTCGAAGACGATGAAGAGGGAGGTTTTGCCAATCGTAGCTACTGGTTCAATACACGCATGCAGGATGACATCGCCTCTATACACAACTTTATTGATGCACTTCCCGAGACAGGCAAGGTGCTCTCACTGCACACTGCCATGACCATGCTGGACACCCTTAAAGGGGATGAGGTCGTGGACAACCTCTTCCTCTCTGTGCTCTATAAACGCATGCCACCAGAGGTGATGTCGCAGATGATCACCCCCTACCTTTCCGCCGACGGACAGCAGTTACGCATTGCCGTCCGCGTCTATGAATCCGATGTCGGCCTTAACCGCAAGGAGCTGCTGGAAAAGATCCGCAATCATCTGACAGATCAACGTGCGGAAAATGGAGAGCAGGTACACCTGAGCGGCATGGTCGTACTCTATAACAATCTGCTGCAGAGCCTCTTTCGCTCCCAGATCCAGACCCTCGGCTTTGTTTTTATGGTAATTCTGATCACCTTCGCCCTGCTCTTCCGCTCTTTCAAAGTAGCCACCATCGCCATCATTCCCAACATCATTCCGGTTGTTCTTGTGCTGGGGTTATTGGGCGGGCTCGGCATTCCGCTCGATATCATGACGATCACCATTGCAGCCATCACGGTGGGTATTGCCGTGGACGACACCATTCACTATGTCTACCGCTACCATGAGGAGTGGCAGAAGGATGGCGACTACCATGCTGCCGTGTTTCGGGCTCACAACAGCATCGGCCGGGCGATGTATTACACCTCGATTACCATCACCATCGGTTTCATCGCCATGGTGCTCTCCGACTTCGTGCCGACCATCTACTTCGGCCTCTTCACCGCCTTTGCCATGATGACTGCCCTGCTCACCAACATTACCGTGTTGCCGATCCTGCTAAGAAACTTCAAACCCTACGGCAATCAACCCGCTGTCAGCGCAACAGACCCACAACACTGA
- a CDS encoding UbiH/UbiF/VisC/COQ6 family ubiquinone biosynthesis hydroxylase — MRTHADHADLIIVGGGMVGLGLACALRHSGLHIVIIERGEPPVFKSLDRDCRVSAIVMGNVKILQGIGVWKYLEKDAGPMRAMRIWDNQEQGGIRFDSHEIGEEALGYLIENSCTQRAMHKALLESENIEFCSPAEISEINWLGEHVEVHLADGRMLTTPLVVGADGGRSWIREQAGIGVWQRDYSQKGIVATVRPERGHNGVAFQRFLPTGPLAMLPMTDGLCSIVWSAENSEADRLMAMDEAAFLDALNLTFGPVLGRITETGERAAFPLIARLAKHFVRERVALVGDAAHCIHPLAGLGVNLGLRDAMVLAQEISDARRFDEDWGKMDVLERYMKQRLPDVLSVMGSMEGLHQVFTATIPGLKELRGAGMRLMGNSGAIKELLMRNSTGLSLPVPKQIS, encoded by the coding sequence ATGCGGACGCATGCCGATCACGCAGACCTGATTATTGTTGGCGGGGGCATGGTGGGGCTCGGGCTAGCCTGTGCACTTCGCCATAGCGGGCTGCATATCGTGATTATCGAGCGGGGCGAACCGCCCGTGTTCAAATCACTTGACCGTGACTGCCGGGTATCCGCCATCGTGATGGGCAATGTGAAGATTCTGCAGGGTATCGGTGTCTGGAAATACCTTGAGAAAGATGCCGGCCCAATGCGCGCCATGCGTATATGGGACAATCAGGAGCAGGGGGGCATCCGCTTTGATAGTCATGAGATCGGTGAAGAAGCGCTGGGTTACCTGATCGAGAATTCATGTACGCAACGGGCCATGCACAAGGCGCTGCTGGAGAGTGAGAACATTGAATTCTGCTCGCCGGCGGAAATCAGCGAGATCAACTGGCTTGGCGAGCATGTCGAGGTGCATCTGGCAGATGGGCGAATGCTGACCACGCCGCTGGTTGTTGGCGCCGATGGCGGCCGATCATGGATTCGGGAACAGGCCGGAATAGGGGTCTGGCAGCGCGATTACAGTCAGAAGGGGATTGTTGCCACGGTGCGCCCCGAGCGAGGCCACAATGGTGTTGCCTTTCAGCGTTTTCTGCCGACAGGTCCGCTGGCCATGCTGCCGATGACCGATGGCCTCTGCTCGATTGTATGGAGTGCAGAGAACAGTGAAGCCGATCGACTGATGGCGATGGATGAGGCTGCGTTCCTTGACGCCCTGAATCTCACCTTCGGCCCTGTACTGGGGCGTATCACTGAAACGGGAGAGCGCGCTGCATTTCCGCTGATAGCACGGCTTGCCAAGCATTTTGTCCGAGAGCGGGTGGCGCTGGTGGGCGATGCAGCCCACTGCATCCATCCATTGGCAGGGCTCGGTGTGAATCTCGGCCTGCGCGATGCGATGGTGCTGGCTCAGGAGATCTCCGATGCCAGACGTTTCGATGAGGATTGGGGTAAAATGGATGTGCTTGAGCGCTATATGAAGCAGAGGCTTCCGGATGTGCTCTCGGTGATGGGCTCAATGGAGGGGCTGCATCAGGTATTCACCGCTACGATTCCCGGGCTCAAAGAGCTTCGAGGCGCTGGTATGCGGCTAATGGGCAATTCCGGCGCGATCAAAGAGCTCCTGATGCGTAACTCTACCGGTCTTTCACTCCCTGTACCGAAACAAATCAGCTAA
- a CDS encoding FAD-dependent oxidoreductase — translation MGEAQHFDIVIVGGGAVGATLALELERLAYRVAVIEHADPSFASTDPERVIALNYGSRLHLERLGLWQGVEAQGVGNIRHIIVTEPGNRGRVDLDASDGRNEFPGMNELGYVVEMGVLLRPLYEKLRRSSVTLFSPASLRKFETFSDRVEIEVASGDEKQRITASLMVAADGTHSQIRRMAGIGLFGWDYNRFGLVASVSCEKGHRDTAHECFRGSGPLAFLPLADGRFSIVWAATPAEATQLLAMNDDLFITALQKAAGERTMDEIGAITGVSKRATYPLELSIAKQFTAQRIALVGNAAHTIHPVAGQGMNLGFRDVADMVTMLEGELAHKDPGQPIILQGYAEKRRADVAAVATFTESMSHTFGSEIPGAKFLRGLALEKMAFAPTLQGLLLRQASGVGQIKQGVS, via the coding sequence ATGGGCGAAGCACAACATTTTGATATTGTGATTGTCGGTGGTGGCGCGGTTGGTGCAACGCTTGCGCTTGAACTGGAGCGCCTTGCTTATCGCGTGGCTGTGATTGAGCACGCCGACCCCTCGTTTGCATCGACCGATCCCGAGCGGGTGATTGCCTTGAATTACGGCTCCAGGCTGCATCTCGAACGTCTTGGGCTTTGGCAGGGGGTGGAGGCGCAGGGCGTTGGGAATATTCGCCATATCATTGTTACCGAGCCTGGCAATCGCGGTCGGGTCGATCTTGATGCCAGCGATGGCCGCAATGAATTTCCCGGGATGAATGAGCTCGGATATGTGGTCGAGATGGGGGTGTTGCTGAGGCCTCTCTACGAAAAGCTCCGGAGATCTTCGGTGACACTTTTTTCACCCGCATCCCTGCGCAAATTCGAGACGTTCAGTGATCGTGTCGAGATCGAGGTTGCATCAGGCGATGAGAAACAGCGTATCACTGCCTCGCTGATGGTTGCAGCCGATGGCACGCACAGCCAGATCCGCCGCATGGCAGGCATAGGACTGTTTGGCTGGGACTACAATCGCTTCGGCCTGGTGGCATCGGTAAGCTGTGAAAAGGGACATCGCGATACCGCACATGAATGTTTTCGGGGCTCCGGTCCACTGGCTTTTCTGCCGCTGGCAGATGGTCGCTTCTCCATTGTTTGGGCAGCCACCCCCGCCGAGGCGACTCAACTGCTTGCCATGAACGATGACTTATTCATCACCGCGCTGCAGAAGGCTGCGGGCGAGCGAACCATGGACGAGATCGGCGCCATCACAGGGGTTTCAAAACGGGCTACCTATCCGCTCGAACTCTCCATTGCCAAACAGTTTACAGCTCAGCGTATCGCTCTGGTCGGCAATGCCGCTCACACCATCCATCCGGTTGCCGGACAGGGGATGAATCTCGGTTTCCGCGATGTGGCGGACATGGTAACGATGCTTGAAGGGGAGCTGGCGCATAAGGATCCCGGCCAGCCGATTATTTTGCAGGGTTATGCCGAGAAGCGCCGTGCCGATGTTGCGGCGGTGGCGACCTTTACCGAATCGATGTCGCATACCTTCGGCAGCGAAATTCCGGGAGCAAAGTTTCTGCGTGGACTGGCACTGGAGAAAATGGCCTTTGCACCGACGCTGCAGGGCTTGCTGCTCAGGCAGGCATCAGGCGTCGGACAGATTAAACAGGGGGTATCATAA
- the glcE gene encoding glycolate oxidase subunit GlcE, whose translation MGSSEIRQQIEDAFRGGRALNIIGNGTKSWYGREPLGEPLSVSAHSGIISYQSTELVITARAGTKLSELADALDGHRQRLPFDPPYYGEDATIGGTVACGFSGPRRPYAGACRDFVLGCHMINGRGEEMRFGGEVMKNVAGFDVSRAMAGSLGTLGVLLDVSLKVLPHRQAEQTVMIEAGYIDAIRIMNRWAGTPLPVTAMAADGERVYFRICGTESAVRKSAALIGGEIYVDGLNLWKDIREHNLSFFDDLRPLWRLSVPSDAQHPLLAASEDTDWFIGWGGAQRWLKSDLPSEQIFAVASEAGGHATLFRGGDRTAEIFAPLSDGEMKLHRQLKAAFDPKGILNPGRMYGGI comes from the coding sequence ATGGGCAGTAGTGAGATCAGGCAGCAGATCGAGGATGCCTTCCGGGGCGGCAGGGCGCTCAATATTATCGGAAACGGAACCAAATCGTGGTACGGACGTGAACCTCTGGGTGAGCCGCTTTCGGTATCAGCGCATAGCGGTATCATCTCCTATCAGTCGACCGAGTTGGTGATCACGGCACGCGCCGGGACGAAGCTTTCTGAGCTTGCAGATGCCCTGGACGGTCATCGCCAGCGGTTGCCCTTCGATCCACCGTATTACGGCGAAGATGCCACTATTGGCGGCACCGTTGCCTGCGGATTTTCCGGCCCCAGACGTCCCTATGCGGGCGCCTGCCGCGATTTCGTGCTCGGCTGCCACATGATTAACGGCAGGGGCGAGGAGATGCGCTTCGGCGGTGAGGTCATGAAGAATGTTGCCGGTTTCGATGTTTCAAGGGCGATGGCCGGCAGTCTCGGCACGCTCGGCGTACTGCTGGATGTGTCGCTTAAAGTGCTGCCGCACAGACAGGCCGAACAGACCGTAATGATTGAGGCTGGCTACATTGATGCGATCCGGATAATGAACCGCTGGGCTGGAACCCCGTTGCCGGTTACTGCCATGGCGGCCGATGGTGAACGGGTCTATTTCCGAATTTGTGGTACGGAATCAGCGGTGCGCAAATCAGCCGCTCTGATCGGCGGCGAAATTTACGTGGATGGGTTGAATTTATGGAAGGATATTCGTGAGCACAACCTCTCTTTCTTCGACGACCTTCGCCCCCTCTGGCGACTCTCCGTACCTTCGGATGCTCAACATCCGCTTCTTGCTGCATCAGAAGATACAGACTGGTTTATCGGCTGGGGCGGGGCTCAGCGCTGGCTGAAGTCGGATCTCCCTTCCGAGCAGATATTTGCTGTTGCATCAGAGGCTGGCGGTCATGCCACGCTGTTTCGTGGCGGTGATCGAACTGCAGAGATTTTTGCTCCGTTAAGTGATGGAGAGATGAAGTTGCATAGACAGCTGAAGGCGGCTTTCGACCCCAAAGGGATCCTCAATCCCGGTCGCATGTACGGCGGTATCTGA
- a CDS encoding FAD-linked oxidase C-terminal domain-containing protein: MDGEKKERLLNKLSEFVPSASILTSREELGPYECDGLSVCRQLPALVVLPESVEQVASILRLCHTEKVEVVARGAGTGLSGGAMPVENAVLLSLAKFNNILSINSDNRTAVVQPGVRNLAISQAVDYLGLYYAPDPSSQIACTIGGNVAENSGGVHCLKYGLTVHNVLGLKILTMQGELIELGGAALDAAGYDLLALMHGSEGLLGVIVEVTVKLLPKPEVAQVVMAAFDDIEKAGRGVADIIAAGIVPAGLEMMDKLAIEAAEAFAHAGYPDDAEAILLCEIDGTLEGVTDHIAAVQKVLNGAGATAIKTSNNESERLQLWAGRKAAFPAVGRLAPDYYCMDGTIPKAALANVLRQIALWSDEYKLPVANVFHAGDGNMHPLILYDANKPGELERTEAFGAKILELCVASGGSITGEHGVGVEKLDSMCIQFGALELNQFFAVKDAFDPDRLLNPGKAVPTLHRCAELGRMHVHNGQLPHPELERF; this comes from the coding sequence ATGGATGGGGAGAAAAAAGAGCGGCTGCTGAATAAACTTTCGGAGTTTGTTCCCTCGGCCTCTATTCTGACCAGTCGAGAAGAGCTCGGTCCTTATGAGTGTGATGGACTTTCAGTTTGCCGTCAGCTGCCGGCGCTGGTTGTGCTGCCTGAAAGCGTGGAGCAGGTGGCCTCGATTCTCAGGTTATGCCATACCGAGAAGGTAGAGGTGGTTGCACGAGGTGCAGGTACGGGACTTTCCGGCGGAGCGATGCCGGTCGAAAACGCGGTTCTCCTGTCGCTGGCAAAGTTCAACAATATCCTCTCCATAAATTCCGATAACCGAACCGCTGTCGTACAGCCCGGCGTTCGCAATCTGGCGATATCGCAGGCGGTTGATTATCTCGGGCTCTATTATGCCCCGGATCCCAGCTCCCAGATCGCCTGTACCATCGGCGGCAACGTGGCCGAGAACTCCGGCGGCGTACATTGCCTTAAATACGGCCTGACGGTACACAATGTGCTGGGCCTGAAAATACTCACCATGCAGGGCGAACTGATCGAACTGGGCGGTGCGGCGCTTGATGCAGCCGGTTACGACCTGCTTGCTCTCATGCACGGCTCGGAGGGACTGCTCGGGGTGATTGTCGAGGTGACGGTGAAGCTGTTGCCGAAACCGGAAGTCGCGCAGGTGGTGATGGCTGCTTTCGATGATATTGAGAAGGCGGGACGGGGCGTTGCCGATATTATTGCTGCGGGCATTGTGCCGGCAGGGCTGGAGATGATGGACAAACTGGCCATTGAGGCGGCCGAGGCATTTGCCCATGCTGGATATCCGGATGATGCCGAGGCGATCCTTCTCTGCGAAATCGATGGTACCCTTGAGGGGGTGACGGATCACATTGCGGCGGTACAGAAGGTGTTGAATGGAGCCGGTGCAACTGCAATAAAAACATCGAACAATGAAAGCGAACGCCTGCAGCTCTGGGCCGGACGCAAGGCAGCATTTCCCGCCGTGGGGCGTCTGGCACCCGATTACTACTGTATGGACGGGACCATCCCCAAGGCAGCACTTGCGAATGTACTGCGGCAGATCGCTCTCTGGTCGGATGAGTACAAGCTTCCGGTCGCCAACGTTTTTCATGCCGGAGACGGCAATATGCATCCGCTGATTCTTTACGATGCCAATAAGCCGGGCGAACTTGAGCGTACGGAAGCGTTCGGCGCTAAGATCCTCGAGCTCTGTGTGGCGTCGGGCGGCAGCATCACCGGCGAGCACGGTGTCGGCGTGGAGAAGCTCGATTCGATGTGCATCCAGTTCGGAGCGCTTGAATTAAATCAGTTCTTTGCTGTGAAGGATGCCTTTGATCCTGATCGCCTGCTTAATCCGGGCAAGGCGGTGCCGACACTGCACCGCTGTGCAGAGCTTGGTCGCATGCATGTTCACAACGGCCAGCTTCCGCACCCTGAACTGGAGCGTTTCTGA
- the glcF gene encoding glycolate oxidase subunit GlcF: MQTKIPAGKLASEAGKEADRILRSCVHCGFCTATCPTYQLLGDELDGPRGRIYLIKEMLESGSASEKTREHLDRCLTCRSCESTCPSGVEYAHLLDIGRELCEAGTERPMVERIQRKAMTAILPNRTRFSLLLKGAGLFRPLLPQGLKALLPAVSRTKLDWPPRRHKRTVLMIEGCVQPVLDAGIDRAAAIVLDQAGISLQRTGIAQCCGALEHHLNASEAALERMRSNIDHWWADIEAGVEGIVSTASACALQLKEYGYLLRNDPAYAEKAKQISALAADISELVAGQDLPAANGGGEKIAFHASCTLQHGQKLSGVVETILEKSGFELVPVKGGHLCCGAAGTYTLLQPEIGEALRANKIESLEAGRPTRIATANIGCMKHIESASEIPVVHWIELLAELYEKPQTDRG, encoded by the coding sequence ATGCAGACGAAGATTCCAGCCGGTAAACTTGCCAGCGAAGCTGGGAAAGAGGCGGACCGTATCCTTCGCTCCTGCGTGCACTGTGGGTTCTGCACCGCGACATGTCCGACCTACCAGCTGCTCGGCGATGAACTTGACGGGCCGCGCGGGCGTATCTACCTGATCAAGGAGATGCTGGAGAGCGGCAGTGCCAGCGAGAAAACGCGCGAGCATCTTGATCGCTGCCTTACCTGTCGCAGCTGTGAATCGACCTGCCCCTCCGGTGTGGAATATGCCCACCTTCTGGATATCGGACGTGAATTGTGCGAGGCGGGAACAGAGCGGCCAATGGTGGAGCGGATCCAGCGCAAAGCTATGACTGCCATACTTCCTAACCGCACACGCTTCTCCCTGCTTCTCAAGGGGGCAGGCTTGTTCAGGCCGCTGTTGCCGCAGGGGCTGAAAGCACTGCTTCCCGCTGTTTCCCGGACGAAGCTGGATTGGCCGCCGCGCAGGCATAAGCGCACGGTATTGATGATCGAGGGTTGTGTGCAGCCGGTGCTCGATGCGGGTATCGACCGCGCTGCGGCAATCGTGCTGGATCAGGCTGGTATTTCTCTGCAACGTACAGGTATTGCCCAATGCTGCGGCGCGCTGGAGCATCACCTGAATGCATCTGAGGCAGCACTGGAGCGTATGAGAAGCAATATCGACCACTGGTGGGCAGATATTGAGGCGGGAGTGGAGGGGATCGTGTCGACGGCCAGCGCCTGTGCCCTGCAACTCAAGGAGTATGGCTACCTGCTGCGTAACGATCCGGCATATGCAGAAAAGGCAAAGCAGATATCAGCACTTGCTGCCGACATTTCCGAACTGGTGGCAGGGCAGGATCTGCCTGCAGCAAACGGTGGTGGCGAAAAGATCGCCTTCCATGCTTCATGCACGCTGCAGCATGGCCAGAAGCTGAGCGGCGTGGTTGAGACCATACTGGAGAAGTCCGGATTTGAACTGGTGCCGGTGAAAGGTGGCCATCTCTGCTGCGGTGCCGCCGGAACCTATACGCTGTTGCAACCGGAGATTGGAGAGGCGCTGAGAGCGAATAAAATAGAATCACTTGAGGCAGGGCGGCCGACACGGATTGCGACTGCCAATATCGGTTGCATGAAACATATCGAGTCAGCAAGCGAGATTCCGGTGGTCCACTGGATTGAGTTGCTGGCCGAACTGTA
- a CDS encoding TSUP family transporter, translating to MHDLQTWQYIATALIFVWTGFVRSGLGFGGAALGLPLLLLVVDDALIWLPLIGIHLLFFSSITVSSRIEHVNWPYLKKAFGIMIIPKLIGVFGLLTLPSEWIVAFVYLTTLFYAFCYLFRFELSSRSPWIDYLLLIAGAYAAGVSLIGAPLIVAVFARHVAVGELRNTLFVLWFILVVIKLSVLYWAGIDFWWVHHLWLLPCAAIGHLIGLKLHEQLIAEGTASFKQVIGGALVVISVVGLLR from the coding sequence ATGCATGATCTGCAAACCTGGCAATACATTGCCACGGCCCTGATCTTTGTCTGGACCGGATTTGTGCGCTCGGGGCTCGGCTTTGGCGGTGCTGCACTCGGGCTTCCACTGCTGTTGCTGGTGGTGGATGATGCCCTGATCTGGCTGCCGCTGATCGGTATCCACCTGCTATTCTTCTCATCCATTACCGTCAGCTCTCGCATCGAACATGTGAACTGGCCCTATCTGAAGAAGGCGTTCGGCATCATGATTATCCCAAAACTGATCGGGGTGTTCGGATTGTTAACGCTCCCCTCCGAGTGGATTGTGGCATTTGTCTATCTGACCACACTCTTTTACGCCTTCTGCTATCTGTTCCGCTTTGAACTGAGCAGTCGCAGTCCCTGGATTGACTATCTTCTGCTTATTGCCGGTGCTTACGCCGCAGGCGTGTCACTGATCGGCGCACCATTGATCGTGGCTGTATTCGCACGCCATGTTGCGGTTGGGGAGTTGCGCAATACGCTCTTTGTCCTCTGGTTTATCCTCGTTGTGATCAAGCTCTCGGTGCTCTACTGGGCCGGTATCGACTTCTGGTGGGTCCACCATCTCTGGCTGCTTCCATGTGCCGCCATCGGTCATCTCATCGGTCTGAAACTGCATGAACAGCTGATTGCAGAGGGTACGGCCAGCTTCAAGCAGGTGATTGGCGGCGCACTTGTTGTGATCAGTGTTGTGGGTCTGTTGCGCTGA